The following coding sequences are from one Sphingobium sp. Cam5-1 window:
- the tkt gene encoding transketolase: MTVSEKSLASAIRALSMDAVQAANSGHPGMPMGMADVATVLFKDYIKFDPTQPKWADRDRFVLSAGHGSMLIYSLLHLTGYARPTMEDIRNFRQLGSPCAGHPENFELAGVEATTGPLGSGLATAVGMAIAERHLNAQFGDDLVDHRTWVIAGDGCLMEGINHEAIGLAGHLNLGRLIVLWDDNKITIDGAVDLSSSEDVRARYAATGWHVVSCDGHDVADVRRAIDEALADPRPSLVACATKIGYGAPNKAGTSGVHGSALGEAEVAAAREFLGWTAEPFVIPEDIAAEWRRIGSQGAEVRAAWEGRLSGNSQKAEFERRMAGELPADFSLNSYIDTLIANPQKVATRRASELALGAINDLLPETLGGSADLTGSNNTKTKSTGPLTKDDYSGRYVYYGIREFGMACAMNGMALHGGVIPYGGTFLVFSDYMRGGIRLAALQEQRVIHVLTHDSIGLGEDGPTHQPIEHVMSLRMIPNLDVYRPADIVETAECWELALKDQNGPSVLALTRQNLPQLRTEKSENLSAKGAYRLRAATGSRKVVLIATGSEVEIAVATADLLEAQGIGADVVSMPSWAHFDAQPQAYKDDLLPHHVLRCSIEAGTTFGWERYVGIAGLRFGIDTFGASAPAEALYDHFGLTAAKIAPQVAAALDH; encoded by the coding sequence ATGACCGTATCCGAAAAGTCGCTCGCCAGCGCCATCCGGGCGCTTTCCATGGACGCAGTGCAGGCGGCGAACAGCGGCCATCCGGGCATGCCGATGGGCATGGCGGACGTCGCGACGGTATTGTTCAAGGACTATATCAAGTTCGATCCGACCCAGCCCAAATGGGCCGACCGCGACCGTTTCGTGCTATCGGCGGGCCATGGGTCGATGCTGATTTATTCGCTGCTGCACCTCACCGGCTATGCCCGCCCGACGATGGAGGACATCCGCAATTTCCGTCAGCTGGGCAGCCCCTGCGCGGGGCACCCCGAGAATTTCGAGCTGGCGGGCGTCGAGGCGACCACCGGCCCGCTGGGTTCGGGCCTTGCCACTGCCGTCGGCATGGCGATTGCCGAGCGGCACCTGAATGCGCAGTTCGGCGACGATCTGGTCGATCACCGCACCTGGGTGATTGCGGGCGACGGCTGCCTGATGGAGGGCATCAACCATGAGGCGATCGGCCTTGCGGGCCATCTGAACCTTGGCCGCCTGATCGTGCTGTGGGACGATAACAAGATCACCATCGACGGCGCGGTTGACCTGTCGAGCAGCGAGGACGTCCGCGCCCGCTATGCCGCGACCGGATGGCATGTCGTGTCGTGCGACGGCCATGACGTCGCCGATGTGCGCCGCGCGATCGATGAGGCGTTGGCCGATCCGCGCCCGTCGCTGGTCGCCTGCGCCACCAAGATCGGTTACGGCGCGCCCAACAAGGCGGGAACGTCGGGCGTACATGGTTCGGCGCTGGGTGAAGCGGAAGTTGCTGCCGCTCGTGAGTTTTTGGGCTGGACGGCCGAGCCTTTTGTTATCCCCGAGGATATTGCCGCCGAGTGGCGCCGGATCGGTTCGCAGGGCGCGGAAGTGCGCGCAGCCTGGGAAGGTCGTCTGTCCGGGAATAGCCAGAAGGCGGAATTCGAACGCCGGATGGCAGGCGAACTGCCCGCCGACTTCTCGCTCAACAGCTATATCGACACGTTGATCGCCAATCCGCAGAAGGTCGCGACGCGCCGGGCAAGCGAGCTGGCGCTGGGCGCGATCAATGACCTGCTGCCCGAAACGCTGGGTGGTTCGGCGGATTTGACCGGGTCGAACAACACCAAGACCAAGTCGACGGGGCCGCTGACGAAGGACGACTATTCCGGTCGCTATGTCTATTATGGCATTCGCGAATTCGGCATGGCCTGCGCGATGAACGGCATGGCGTTGCATGGCGGCGTTATTCCCTATGGCGGCACTTTCCTTGTTTTCTCCGATTATATGCGTGGCGGCATCCGTCTGGCCGCGCTTCAGGAGCAGCGCGTCATCCATGTGCTGACCCATGACTCGATCGGTTTGGGCGAGGATGGCCCGACCCATCAGCCGATCGAACATGTCATGTCGCTGCGCATGATTCCGAACCTGGACGTTTATCGTCCGGCGGACATTGTTGAGACGGCGGAATGTTGGGAATTGGCGCTGAAGGACCAAAATGGTCCTTCGGTGTTGGCGCTGACCCGCCAGAATCTGCCGCAACTGCGGACGGAAAAGAGCGAAAATCTGTCGGCGAAGGGCGCCTATCGCCTGCGCGCCGCGACGGGCAGCCGCAAGGTGGTGCTGATCGCGACCGGTTCCGAGGTTGAGATCGCCGTTGCGACCGCCGACCTGCTCGAAGCGCAAGGCATCGGCGCGGACGTGGTTTCGATGCCGAGCTGGGCGCATTTCGACGCGCAGCCGCAGGCGTATAAGGATGATCTCCTTCCGCACCATGTGCTGCGTTGCTCGATTGAGGCAGGGACGACCTTCGGCTGGGAACGCTATGTCGGCATCGCGGGCTTACGTTTTGGCATCGACACATTCGGTGCTTCGGCTCCGGCAGAAGCGCTTTACGACCATTTCGGCCTGACGGCCGCCAAGATCGCGCCGCAGGTTGCGGCCGCACTCGATCATTAA
- the gap gene encoding type I glyceraldehyde-3-phosphate dehydrogenase, which produces MATKVAINGFGRIGRLVARAILSRTDHDLELVSINDLGDAKANALLFKRDSVHGNWAGDVSVDGDALIINGKRIAVTAERDPAKLPHAAQGVEIALECTGIFASKEKASAHLTAGAKRVIISAPATGVDKTIVFGVNHETLGADDIVISNASCTTNCLAPLAKVLHDAIGIEKGFMTTIHSYTNDQNTLDQLHSDMRRARAAALSMIPTTTGAARAVGEVLPELKGKLDGSSVRVPTPNVSVVDLKFIAKRSTTKDEVNELLKAASQAGPLKGVLGYSDEPLVSIDYNGDARSSTVDSLETAVIDGNLVRVLSWYDNEWGFSNRMIDTTGVVAGLL; this is translated from the coding sequence GTGGCAACGAAGGTAGCAATTAACGGTTTCGGACGTATCGGTCGGTTGGTGGCGCGCGCCATTTTGTCGCGCACCGACCATGATCTGGAACTGGTGAGCATCAACGACCTGGGCGATGCCAAGGCGAACGCCCTGCTGTTCAAGCGCGACAGCGTTCATGGCAACTGGGCTGGCGACGTCAGTGTCGATGGCGACGCGCTGATCATCAACGGCAAGCGCATTGCAGTGACCGCCGAGCGCGATCCCGCCAAGCTGCCGCACGCGGCGCAGGGCGTCGAAATCGCTCTGGAATGCACCGGCATCTTCGCGTCCAAGGAAAAGGCGAGCGCCCATCTGACCGCTGGCGCCAAGCGTGTCATCATTTCTGCCCCCGCGACCGGCGTCGACAAGACCATCGTGTTCGGCGTGAACCATGAGACGCTGGGTGCTGACGATATCGTCATTTCGAACGCCAGCTGCACCACCAACTGTTTGGCGCCGCTCGCTAAGGTCCTGCACGATGCGATCGGCATCGAAAAGGGCTTCATGACGACGATCCACAGCTACACCAACGACCAGAACACGCTGGATCAGCTGCACAGCGACATGCGCCGCGCCCGCGCTGCTGCCCTGTCGATGATCCCGACCACCACGGGCGCCGCGCGCGCGGTGGGTGAGGTTCTGCCTGAGCTGAAGGGCAAGCTGGACGGTTCGTCGGTGCGCGTGCCGACCCCGAACGTCTCGGTCGTGGACCTGAAGTTCATCGCCAAGCGCAGCACCACCAAGGATGAAGTGAACGAGCTGCTGAAGGCTGCTTCGCAAGCGGGTCCGCTCAAGGGCGTGCTGGGTTATTCGGACGAGCCTTTGGTATCGATCGATTATAATGGCGATGCGCGCAGCTCGACCGTCGACAGCCTGGAAACCGCCGTCATCGACGGTAATCTGGTTCGCGTGCTCAGCTGGTACGACAATGAATGGGGTTTTTCGAACCGCATGATCGATACGACCGGCGTGGTTGCGGGTCTGCTGTAA
- a CDS encoding phosphoglycerate kinase — MTGRVAGSILVAKPFKTLDDMGDIRGKTVLVREDLNVPMQDGSVSDDTRLRAAMPTILELADRGAKVLILAHFGRPKGQKNPEYSLSKITRPLTQVLGRDVQFIPDCCGEAAVDGIAVMRPGDISILENTRFHPGEEKNDPALVEAMAAIGDLYVNDAFSAAHRAHASTEGLAHKLPAFAGRSMEKELDALQAALGEPVKPVAAVVGGAKVSTKLDVLNNLVAKVDHLIIGGGMANTFLHARGVDVGKSLCEKDLAETAEAIFDKAEAAGCTIHLPYDVVVAKEFAANPPSVRTCNVHEVAADEMILDVGPAAVEALGDALKNCRTLVWNGPLGAFEIAPFDKATVALAKTAAALTKEGQLTSVAGGGDTVAALNHAGVAGDFTFVSTAGGAFLEWMEGKDLPGVSALMV, encoded by the coding sequence ATGACGGGCAGGGTGGCTGGGAGCATATTGGTGGCCAAGCCCTTCAAGACGCTGGACGATATGGGCGACATCCGCGGCAAGACCGTGCTGGTGCGCGAAGATTTGAACGTGCCGATGCAGGATGGATCGGTGAGCGACGACACGCGCTTGCGGGCGGCGATGCCGACGATTTTGGAGCTGGCGGATCGCGGTGCCAAGGTGCTGATTCTGGCGCATTTCGGACGACCCAAGGGGCAGAAGAACCCGGAATATTCGCTGTCGAAGATCACGCGTCCGTTGACCCAGGTGCTGGGGCGTGACGTTCAATTCATTCCCGATTGCTGCGGCGAAGCGGCTGTCGATGGCATCGCGGTGATGCGTCCGGGCGATATTTCCATCCTGGAAAATACCCGCTTCCATCCCGGTGAAGAGAAGAATGATCCGGCGCTGGTTGAGGCGATGGCGGCGATCGGCGATCTTTATGTGAACGACGCTTTCTCCGCCGCGCATCGCGCCCATGCCTCGACCGAGGGGCTGGCGCACAAGCTGCCTGCTTTTGCGGGCCGTTCGATGGAGAAGGAACTCGACGCGTTGCAGGCGGCGCTGGGCGAGCCGGTGAAGCCGGTTGCGGCGGTCGTCGGCGGGGCGAAGGTTTCGACCAAGCTCGATGTGCTGAACAACCTCGTCGCCAAGGTCGATCATCTGATCATCGGTGGTGGCATGGCCAACACCTTCCTTCACGCGCGCGGCGTCGATGTCGGCAAGTCGCTGTGCGAGAAGGATCTGGCGGAGACGGCCGAGGCGATCTTTGACAAGGCGGAGGCTGCGGGTTGCACCATTCACCTGCCCTATGATGTGGTGGTGGCGAAGGAATTTGCCGCCAATCCGCCGTCGGTGCGGACATGCAATGTGCATGAAGTTGCTGCTGACGAGATGATCCTGGACGTGGGGCCTGCTGCTGTCGAGGCGCTGGGCGATGCGCTCAAGAACTGCCGGACTTTGGTGTGGAACGGGCCGCTCGGCGCGTTCGAGATCGCGCCGTTCGACAAGGCGACCGTGGCGCTTGCGAAGACGGCGGCGGCGCTGACCAAGGAAGGGCAGCTGACGTCCGTGGCGGGCGGCGGCGATACCGTGGCGGCACTCAACCATGCGGGCGTGGCGGGCGACTTTACGTTCGTGTCCACGGCAGGCGGCGCTTTCCTCGAATGGATGGAAGGCAAGGACCTGCCGGGCGTCAGCGCATTGATGGTGTGA
- a CDS encoding fructose bisphosphate aldolase, which yields MLDQDMMNKIAGGNGFIAALDQSGGSTPKALKGYGIEEGAWSNDEEMFGLIHDMRSRIITSPAFSGEKVIGAILFERTMDGEAGGKSVPQALIERGVVPFIKIDKGLEDEANGVQMMKPMPELDVLLKRAKSLGVFGTKERSVINLANREGIAAIVKQQFEVGAQVLAAGLMPMLEPEINIKSPERADADQILLDELLKGLDALPEGQKVMLKLSLPAKAGLFDPLVDHPKVLRVVALSGGFSRAEACVELAKNRGIIASFSRALLNDLRHQMSEDEFNASLGQAIDEIYTASTKKAA from the coding sequence ATGCTGGATCAGGACATGATGAACAAGATTGCGGGCGGCAACGGCTTTATCGCCGCGCTCGACCAGAGCGGTGGATCGACGCCCAAGGCGCTCAAGGGCTATGGCATCGAAGAGGGTGCTTGGAGCAATGATGAGGAGATGTTCGGCCTCATCCACGACATGCGCAGCCGCATCATCACCTCGCCCGCCTTTTCGGGTGAAAAGGTGATCGGTGCGATCCTGTTCGAACGGACGATGGACGGCGAGGCGGGCGGCAAGTCCGTGCCGCAGGCGCTGATCGAGCGTGGCGTCGTGCCTTTCATCAAGATCGACAAGGGTCTGGAAGACGAGGCGAACGGCGTTCAGATGATGAAGCCGATGCCGGAACTGGACGTGCTGCTGAAGCGTGCAAAGTCGCTGGGCGTGTTCGGGACCAAGGAGCGTTCGGTTATCAATCTTGCCAACCGTGAGGGCATCGCCGCGATCGTCAAGCAGCAGTTCGAGGTTGGCGCGCAGGTTCTCGCCGCCGGCCTGATGCCGATGCTGGAGCCCGAGATCAACATCAAGAGCCCCGAACGCGCTGACGCTGACCAGATCCTGCTGGACGAGCTGCTCAAGGGCCTGGACGCGCTGCCCGAAGGGCAGAAGGTGATGCTGAAGCTTTCGCTGCCCGCCAAGGCTGGCCTCTTCGATCCGCTGGTCGATCATCCTAAGGTGCTGCGCGTCGTCGCGCTGTCGGGCGGTTTCTCGCGCGCCGAGGCTTGCGTCGAACTGGCGAAGAATCGCGGCATCATCGCCAGCTTCAGCCGCGCGCTGCTGAACGACCTGCGCCACCAGATGAGCGAGGATGAGTTCAACGCTTCGCTGGGTCAGGCGATCGACGAAATCTACACCGCCTCGACCAAGAAGGCGGCGTGA
- a CDS encoding DUF72 domain-containing protein: MIRIGCSGWNYLHWRGSFYPEKLAMKRWFAFYADHFDSVEINNSFYRLPKPETVDGWRDQAPPGFCYAVKANRYLTQALKLTNCEEPMERMMASFRHFGPTLGPILYQLPPSLTFNLDRLESFLKLQPADIVPVFEFRHRSWYEDATYDLLDRHGASLCVHDMAGSSSPRMVTGRAAYVRFHGCQGKYWGRYAEDNLREWAGWMTDQARQGRAVWAYFNNDINADAIHDALALKYMVG; this comes from the coding sequence ATGATCAGGATCGGCTGCTCAGGATGGAACTACCTCCACTGGCGCGGCTCCTTCTATCCGGAAAAACTGGCGATGAAGCGCTGGTTCGCCTTTTACGCCGACCATTTCGACTCGGTGGAGATCAACAACAGCTTCTACCGCCTCCCCAAGCCGGAGACGGTCGATGGCTGGCGCGACCAGGCCCCGCCCGGGTTCTGCTATGCGGTCAAGGCGAACCGTTATCTCACCCAGGCTCTGAAGCTCACCAACTGTGAAGAGCCGATGGAGCGGATGATGGCGTCCTTCCGCCATTTCGGCCCAACGCTAGGTCCCATCCTCTATCAATTGCCGCCCAGCCTCACCTTCAACCTCGACCGGCTCGAAAGCTTCCTTAAGCTGCAACCCGCCGACATCGTCCCCGTCTTCGAGTTCCGCCACCGCAGCTGGTATGAAGACGCGACCTACGACCTGCTAGACCGACATGGCGCAAGCTTGTGCGTCCATGACATGGCCGGATCATCCAGCCCCCGGATGGTGACGGGCCGCGCCGCCTATGTCCGCTTCCATGGCTGCCAAGGCAAATATTGGGGCCGCTATGCGGAAGATAATCTGCGCGAATGGGCTGGATGGATGACCGATCAGGCTCGCCAGGGCCGCGCCGTCTGGGCCTATTTCAACAATGACATCAATGCCGACGCCATCCACGACGCCTTGGCGCTCAAGTACATGGTCGGATGA
- the thiE gene encoding thiamine phosphate synthase — protein sequence MTDFTDEELALDPHFADQFDKSFRPACQLYLISPPAIDEGFVAQLAEALDGGKVAAFQLRLKGMDEEAIARAAEPLQKLCAEREVAFIVNDSIALAKRLGADGVHLGQGDGDPREARKILGPKVQIGVTCHDSRHLAMEAGEAGADYVAFGAFYPTTTKETHHRPEPSILGWWTTLFELPCVAIGGITADNAAPLVEAGADFLAVSSAVWAHPDGPRAGVAAFSAVLPGALKGSPEGH from the coding sequence ATGACCGACTTTACTGACGAAGAGCTGGCGCTCGATCCGCATTTTGCCGACCAGTTCGATAAGAGCTTCCGCCCGGCCTGCCAGCTTTACCTCATATCGCCGCCCGCGATCGACGAGGGTTTCGTGGCGCAGCTGGCCGAGGCTTTGGATGGCGGCAAGGTTGCGGCGTTTCAGTTGCGGCTGAAGGGCATGGACGAAGAGGCGATCGCTCGCGCGGCCGAGCCGTTGCAAAAGCTATGCGCGGAACGGGAGGTCGCCTTCATTGTCAACGACAGCATAGCGCTGGCCAAGCGGCTGGGCGCGGATGGCGTGCATTTGGGGCAGGGGGACGGCGACCCGCGAGAGGCGCGCAAGATATTGGGGCCAAAGGTGCAGATCGGCGTGACCTGCCATGACAGCCGCCACCTTGCGATGGAAGCGGGCGAGGCCGGGGCGGACTATGTCGCGTTCGGCGCCTTCTATCCCACGACGACCAAGGAAACGCATCATCGGCCGGAGCCGTCGATCCTTGGCTGGTGGACGACCCTGTTCGAGCTGCCCTGCGTGGCGATCGGGGGGATTACGGCGGATAATGCCGCGCCGCTGGTCGAGGCGGGCGCGGACTTTCTGGCGGTGAGCAGCGCGGTGTGGGCGCATCCGGATGGGCCGCGCGCGGGTGTTGCGGCATTTTCGGCTGTTCTGCCCGGGGCCTTGAAGGGATCGCCCGAGGGGCATTGA
- a CDS encoding L,D-transpeptidase family protein, protein MKTYLLALTLLCTACKVAVTDANESGTAAPGDQKEGAQGAAVKPVGDPYAFSIVPEPGGAPARADLILQAQVALDRAGFSPGVLDGKEGMSFTAALKGFQEAKGLPETGKYDEATAKALLGDKPPAATWLVTIPEGFARGPFTAIPKEYADQAKLPALGYRNLIEKLAERFHTKPEVLVALNAPNTKLGPGATVRVPAVGNQPVAQIEGDERGWGNTLASLAVAKDQPQADYIVVDKSDGVLRVFDKANKLIAQFPATMGSEHDPLPLGTWEIKGISRNPDFHYNPDLFWDADAKDEKAVLKPGPNGPVGVVWIDLSKQHYGIHGTPEPQTIGRTESHGCIRLTNWDAARLAQMVKSGVKAVFQA, encoded by the coding sequence TTGAAGACATATCTGCTCGCGCTCACGCTGCTCTGCACGGCTTGCAAGGTTGCCGTCACCGACGCCAATGAAAGCGGGACAGCAGCTCCCGGAGATCAGAAGGAGGGAGCGCAGGGTGCGGCGGTTAAGCCGGTTGGCGATCCTTATGCCTTTTCCATAGTCCCCGAGCCGGGCGGTGCGCCTGCTCGCGCGGATTTGATCTTGCAGGCACAGGTGGCGCTTGATCGGGCGGGTTTTTCTCCCGGCGTGCTGGATGGGAAGGAGGGGATGTCCTTCACCGCCGCACTAAAGGGTTTTCAGGAGGCGAAGGGCTTACCGGAAACCGGCAAATATGATGAAGCGACTGCGAAGGCGTTGCTGGGGGACAAGCCGCCGGCCGCTACTTGGCTGGTGACGATCCCTGAGGGCTTTGCGCGTGGTCCGTTCACCGCGATTCCCAAGGAATATGCCGATCAGGCGAAGCTGCCTGCGCTGGGCTATCGCAATTTGATCGAGAAGCTGGCCGAGCGGTTCCATACAAAGCCCGAAGTGCTGGTGGCGTTGAATGCGCCCAACACGAAGCTGGGGCCGGGGGCTACGGTGCGGGTGCCAGCCGTGGGCAATCAGCCGGTCGCGCAGATCGAGGGCGATGAACGCGGCTGGGGCAATACGCTCGCCAGCCTGGCGGTGGCGAAGGATCAGCCGCAGGCCGATTATATCGTGGTCGACAAGTCCGACGGCGTGCTGCGCGTTTTTGACAAGGCCAACAAGCTGATCGCGCAATTCCCGGCGACCATGGGATCGGAACATGATCCCTTGCCGCTCGGCACTTGGGAGATCAAGGGGATCAGCCGGAATCCCGATTTTCATTATAATCCTGACCTGTTCTGGGATGCCGATGCGAAGGACGAGAAGGCGGTGTTGAAGCCGGGGCCGAATGGTCCGGTGGGCGTTGTTTGGATTGATCTGTCCAAGCAGCATTATGGCATTCACGGCACCCCCGAACCGCAGACCATCGGGCGTACTGAAAGCCATGGCTGCATTCGCCTGACCAACTGGGATGCGGCGCGGCTGGCGCAGATGGTGAAGAGCGGGGTGAAGGCGGTATTTCAGGCATGA
- a CDS encoding M23 family metallopeptidase produces the protein MRRPGRRGWVGIIVAVLLLLLFLKMCVRIVPGGPERTASPPQHPAAAEAGPLSIPVEGVPPTALTDTFTQARAGGARPHDAIDIMAARGRAVLAAADGRIEKLFTSEDGGLTIYQRSGDGRRIYYYAHLDAYAPGLAEGQMVKRGQKIAMVGSSGNADPSAPHLHFAVNEIRPGEPWHRGRAINPYPLLARPIR, from the coding sequence ATGAGGAGGCCGGGGCGGCGAGGATGGGTGGGCATCATAGTTGCCGTCCTGCTGCTGCTCCTGTTTCTGAAGATGTGCGTGCGGATTGTTCCGGGTGGCCCGGAAAGGACGGCTTCGCCGCCTCAGCATCCGGCAGCGGCAGAGGCTGGGCCACTGTCGATCCCGGTTGAGGGTGTGCCGCCGACGGCGTTAACCGACACTTTCACGCAGGCGAGGGCAGGCGGCGCGCGGCCGCATGATGCGATCGACATTATGGCGGCGCGGGGCCGGGCCGTGCTCGCGGCTGCGGATGGGCGTATCGAGAAGCTGTTCACAAGTGAGGATGGTGGGCTGACCATTTATCAGCGGTCGGGCGACGGACGCCGCATCTATTATTATGCGCATCTGGATGCCTATGCCCCCGGACTGGCGGAGGGGCAGATGGTGAAGCGGGGGCAGAAGATCGCCATGGTCGGCAGTAGCGGCAATGCCGATCCGTCAGCGCCGCACCTGCATTTTGCCGTGAATGAGATCAGGCCGGGCGAGCCATGGCACAGGGGCCGGGCGATCAATCCCTACCCCTTGCTGGCGCGGCCGATCCGATGA
- the efp gene encoding elongation factor P: protein MKISGVEIRPGNNIEYDGSLWRAVKIQHTQPGKGGAYMQVELKNLIDGRKNNVRFRSAETVERIRLDTKDFQYLYAEGDMLVFMDTETYEQINLPQDLVGEASAFLQDGMMVMLEMYEERPISVQLPETVEATVVEADAVVKGQTASASYKPAILDNGVRVMVPPHIVTGTRIIVDVYEREYVKRAD, encoded by the coding sequence ATGAAGATCAGCGGCGTCGAGATTCGTCCCGGCAACAATATCGAATATGACGGAAGCCTGTGGCGTGCCGTCAAGATCCAGCACACGCAGCCCGGCAAGGGTGGCGCCTATATGCAGGTGGAACTCAAAAACCTGATCGACGGGCGCAAGAATAACGTGCGCTTCCGCTCCGCCGAGACGGTGGAGCGCATCCGGCTCGACACCAAGGATTTCCAGTATCTTTATGCCGAGGGCGACATGCTCGTCTTCATGGATACGGAAACCTATGAGCAGATCAACCTGCCGCAGGATCTGGTGGGCGAGGCTTCGGCTTTCCTGCAGGATGGCATGATGGTCATGTTGGAAATGTATGAAGAACGGCCGATTTCCGTGCAGCTGCCCGAAACGGTCGAAGCGACCGTGGTGGAGGCCGACGCCGTGGTGAAGGGGCAGACGGCTTCGGCGAGCTACAAGCCTGCGATCCTCGACAATGGCGTGCGCGTCATGGTGCCGCCGCATATCGTCACCGGCACGCGCATCATCGTTGATGTGTATGAGCGGGAATATGTGAAGCGGGCGGATTGA
- a CDS encoding inositol monophosphatase family protein, whose amino-acid sequence MVSHSGLLTVMERAARKAGAKLRRDFGEVEHLQVSRKGPADFVSKADQQAERTLVEELQKARPDWGFLLEEGGVIEGDPNKPRWIIDPLDGTSNFLHGIPHFAISIAVEEPLYGGNKREVTTGLIYQPVTDESYWAEKSRGAWRHDQRLRVSARRDLGDCLIATGIPFMGHGDMAQWTRIFGAVAPSVAGIRRFGAASLDLAHVASGRYDGFWESGLQPWDVAAGLLLVREAGGFATDFRGGDQPIERREVIAGNDAIHSKLHKLVAGALR is encoded by the coding sequence ATGGTATCCCATTCCGGCCTTCTCACCGTCATGGAACGTGCCGCGCGCAAGGCTGGCGCGAAGCTGCGTCGTGACTTTGGCGAAGTCGAGCATCTGCAAGTGTCGCGCAAGGGACCGGCGGACTTTGTGTCCAAGGCCGATCAGCAAGCCGAGCGCACTTTGGTCGAAGAGCTGCAAAAAGCACGGCCGGACTGGGGCTTTCTGCTGGAAGAAGGCGGGGTGATCGAGGGTGATCCCAACAAGCCGCGATGGATCATCGATCCGCTCGACGGCACCAGCAACTTCCTCCACGGCATCCCGCACTTCGCGATCTCCATCGCTGTCGAAGAGCCGCTTTATGGCGGCAACAAGCGGGAAGTGACGACCGGCCTTATCTACCAGCCGGTGACTGACGAAAGCTATTGGGCGGAAAAGAGCCGGGGCGCGTGGCGGCATGACCAGCGTTTGCGGGTGTCGGCACGCCGCGACCTGGGCGACTGCCTGATCGCGACCGGCATTCCTTTCATGGGCCATGGCGACATGGCGCAGTGGACTCGCATCTTCGGCGCGGTCGCGCCTTCCGTCGCGGGAATTCGTCGCTTCGGTGCGGCTTCGCTTGATTTGGCGCATGTGGCGTCCGGCCGTTATGATGGCTTCTGGGAAAGCGGCCTTCAACCCTGGGACGTCGCGGCTGGATTGCTGCTGGTGCGTGAGGCGGGCGGGTTCGCCACCGATTTCAGGGGCGGCGATCAGCCGATCGAGCGCCGCGAAGTGATCGCGGGCAATGATGCCATCCACAGCAAATTGCACAAGCTTGTGGCTGGTGCGCTACGCTGA
- a CDS encoding NADH-quinone oxidoreductase subunit A: protein MVDLAQYLPILIFLGIALLLSGAFVFLPMLVGRLTGAHQPDPAKLSEYECGFPAFEEPRSQFDVRFYLVAILFIIFDLEAAFLYPWAVSLDQIGWAGWATMMIFIAELVLGLVYAWKKGALDWE from the coding sequence TTGGTCGATCTAGCCCAATATCTGCCGATCCTTATCTTTCTCGGGATCGCATTGCTGCTTTCCGGGGCATTCGTGTTCCTGCCGATGCTTGTCGGCCGCCTGACCGGCGCGCATCAGCCTGACCCGGCGAAGCTGTCGGAATATGAGTGCGGTTTTCCAGCGTTCGAAGAACCGCGCAGTCAGTTCGACGTGCGCTTTTACCTGGTCGCGATCCTCTTCATCATCTTCGATCTGGAAGCCGCCTTCCTCTATCCCTGGGCGGTCAGCCTGGATCAGATCGGATGGGCCGGATGGGCGACGATGATGATCTTTATAGCGGAGCTGGTGCTGGGCCTCGTTTATGCGTGGAAGAAGGGAGCCCTAGATTGGGAGTAG
- a CDS encoding NuoB/complex I 20 kDa subunit family protein, with amino-acid sequence MGVELTSPAPGTMPPAGTQPDQNFFNALNSEVSDKGFLVTSTEDLFQWARTGSLWWMTFGLACCAVEMIHVNMPRYDMERFGAAPRASPRQSDVMIVAGTLCNKMAPALRKVYDQMSNPKYVISMGSCANGGGYYHYSYSVVRGCDRIVPVDIYVPGCPPTAEALLYGVMQLQRKIRRIGTIER; translated from the coding sequence TTGGGAGTAGAACTGACCAGTCCCGCGCCCGGCACGATGCCGCCCGCGGGGACGCAGCCCGACCAGAATTTCTTCAACGCGCTGAACAGTGAAGTCAGTGACAAGGGGTTCCTCGTCACATCGACGGAGGATCTGTTCCAGTGGGCTCGTACGGGTTCGCTGTGGTGGATGACCTTTGGCCTTGCCTGCTGCGCGGTGGAGATGATCCACGTCAACATGCCGCGTTACGATATGGAGCGGTTCGGCGCCGCGCCGCGCGCATCGCCGCGCCAGTCGGACGTGATGATCGTTGCGGGAACGCTGTGCAACAAGATGGCTCCGGCGTTGCGTAAGGTTTACGACCAGATGTCCAATCCGAAATATGTGATTTCGATGGGCAGCTGCGCGAACGGCGGCGGCTATTATCACTATAGCTATTCGGTGGTGCGTGGCTGTGACCGGATCGTGCCGGTCGACATCTATGTGCCGGGCTGCCCGCCGACTGCCGAAGCGCTGCTTTATGGCGTGATGCAGTTGCAACGGAAGATCCGCCGGATCGGGACGATTGAGCGCTGA